Proteins from a single region of Punica granatum isolate Tunisia-2019 chromosome 8, ASM765513v2, whole genome shotgun sequence:
- the LOC116188353 gene encoding ethanolamine-phosphate cytidylyltransferase-like, producing the protein MEHESINSWIWDGVYYHPHLFGGLMLTAALLGLSTSYFAGIAVPSLPYSWYSQGLFHKKTREKKRIRVYMDGCFDLMHYGHANALRQAKALGDELVVGVVSDEEIVANKGPPVLSMEERLALVSGLKWVDEVIPNAPYAINEQFMRSLFNEHKIDYIIHGDDPCLLPDGTDAYALAKKAGRYKQIKRTEGVSSTDIVGRILSSAEHTLVSEKGDESSLNHKQCEGSHISQFLPTSRRIVQFSNGKGPGPNARVVYIDGAFDLFHAGHVEILKSARQLGDFLLVGIYPDHTVRECRGNNHPIMHLHERSLSVLACRYVDEVIIGAPSEITKDMIITFNISLVVHGTVAESNASAMVGADPYAVPKSMGIFRLLESPKDITTTSIAQRIVANHEAYTKRNAKKTKSEKKYYAEKKYVSGD; encoded by the exons ATGGAGCATGAGAGCATTAACAGCTGGATATGGGATGGAGTTTACTACCACCCGCATCTATTCGGTGGCCTAATGCTTACTGCTGCATTGCTGGGCTTGTCCACGAGCTACTTTGCGGGCATTGCGGTCCCGTCACTGCCCTATTCTTGGTACAGTCAGGGCCTCTTTCACAAGAAGACGAGAGAGAAGAAGCGGATCCGCGTTTACATGGATGGTTGCTTCGATCTCATGCACTATGGCCATGCCAATGCCTTGAGGCAGGCCAAGGCGTTGGGAGATGAATTGGTTGTGGGGGTTGTGAGTGATGAGGAGATTGTAGCCAATAAGGGCCCCCCAGTTTTGTCCATGGAGGAAAG GCTGGCACTTGTCAGTGGGTTGAAGTGGGTCGATGAAGTGATACCGAATGCTCCATATGCGATTAATGAGCAATTCATGAGGAGTCTCTTTAATGAGCATAAGATTGATTACATTATACACGGGGATGATCCTTGCCTGCTTCCGGATGGAACAGATGCTTATGCTCTAGCCAAAAAAGCCGGTCGCTACAAGCAAATCAAGCGTACTGAAGGTGTCTCCAGCACAGATATTGTAG GAAGGATACTTTCCTCTGCTGAGCATACACTAGTCAGCGAAAAAGGTGATGAATCATCTCTTAATCATAAGCAATGTGAGGGATCCCATATTTCTCAATTTCTGCCTACATCTCGACGGATCGTACAATTTTCCAATGGAAAg GGTCCTGGTCCAAATGCTCGAGTTGTTTACATCGATGGGGCATTTGATCTCTTTCATGCTGGACATGTTGAG ATTCTGAAAAGTGCAAGACAACTGGGAGATTTTCTGTTAGTTGGCATCTACCCTGACCATACTGTAAG AGAATGCAGAGGAAATAACCACCCTATCATGCATCTACATGAACGCAGCCTTAGTGTGTTGGCTTGTCGATATGTTGATGAAGTGATCATTGGTGCACCTTCGGAGATCACAAAAGACATG ATAATAACATTTAACATATCGCTGGTCGTGCATGGCACCGTTGCGGAGAGCAATGCTTCAGCGATG GTTGGAGCTGATCCGTATGCAGTACCTAAGAGCATGGGAAtcttccgattacttgagagCCCGAAAGATATAACCACCACGTCAATAGCTCAAAGGATCGTAGCCAATCATGAGGCCTACACG AAACGCAATGCCAAGAAGACCAAAAGTGAGAAGAAATATTATGCTGAGAAGAAGTATGTCAGCGGAGATTAG
- the LOC116189383 gene encoding uncharacterized protein LOC116189383, which yields MESFVKATKKKMKRKDLDQVSDDFSDFSLSSPARKIRRLDAELPPIMEDEEPGNFMSFEQPSPTLQGARASPIIEELPPSSAPVNEERAIVLFKPVNSPILQHQSSSTLSVSVDPDLISEFKNRKLWASLSGNAKSSEDDAKAADKSSNKCMAVVPWYPAQFTPIPEPQVEAAEEMEAEEMGEATMEIEDSSTAAPVEELPSPYGEMRGGDASSLPQWQHCMTPQFPPTTTSSPIVWFR from the exons ATGGAAAGCTTCGTGAAGgcgacgaagaagaagatgaagaggaaaGACCTCGATCAGGTCAGCGACGACTTCTCCGActtctccctctcctctcccgCCCGCAAGATCCGCCGCCTG GACGCAGAGCTGCCTCCCATAATGGAAGACGAGGAGCCTGGGAATTTTATGTCCTTCGAGCAGCCAAGTCCCACGCTTCAGGGAGCTCGCGCGAGTCCGATAATTGAGGAACTGCCGCCTTCCTCGGCTCCGGTTAACGAAGAGAGGGCTATTGTGCTGTTCAAGCCCGTGAACAGCCCCATACTCCAGCACCAGTCCTCTTCCACTCTGTCCGTTTCCGTGGATCCTGATTTGATCTCTGAATTCAAGA ATCGCAAACTCTGGGCAAGCCTTTCCGGAAATGCAAAATCATCTGAGGATGATGCAAAAGCTGCAGATAAGAGTAGCAACAAATGCATGGCGGTCGTGCCGTGGTATCCTGCTCAGTTTACACCCATACCAGAGCCTCAAGTCGAGGCCGCAGAAGAAATGGAGGCAGAAGAAATGGGTGAAGCCACAATGGAGATCGAAGACAGTAGCACAGCTGCACCTGTCGAAGAGTTACCCAGCCCATACGGGGAGATGAGAGGAGGTGATGCGTCGAGCTTACCCCAGTGGCAACACTGCATGACTCCTCAATTTCCTCCCACCACTACTTCTTCTCCCATTGTATGGTTCCGCTAG
- the LOC116188251 gene encoding isoamylase 1, chloroplastic isoform X2, producing the protein MELKPRSTCSSPYFPAANLSRGSIIQCLSLMTLRRPKRAVSTRSGELRRMERAVLARARSDGGGAQPETAVVDKPKLSRFEVSQGLPVPFGATPVDGGVNFAVFSSNAVSATLCLLSLSDLRESTVTEQIPLDPSINRTGDVWHIFLKGDFTDMLYGYKFEGKFSPEEGHRYDATKILLDPYAKAVISRGEYGVLGPEDNCWPQMTCMVPSNNDEELGINCIELMPCHEFNELEYFSYNSVMGDYKMNFWGYSTINYFSPMIRYSYTGTRNDGSSAINEVKLLVREAHKRGIEVIMDVVFNHTAEGNEDGPIFSFRGIDNSVYYMLAPKGEFYNYSGCGNTFNCNHPVVRQFIVDSLRYWVTEMHVDGFRFDLASIMTRSSSLWDAINVHGNPIDGDLLTTGTPLNSPPLIDMISNDPVLRGVKLIAEAWDTGGLYQVGTFPHWGIWSEWNGKYRDIVRQFIKGTDGFSGAFAECLCGSPNLYQEGGRKPWNSINFVCAHDGFTLADLVMYNKKHNLANGEDNNDGESHNNSWNCGQEGECASISVQRLRKRQMRNFFLCLMVSQGVPMIYMGDEYGHTKGGNNNSYCHDNYINYFRWDKKEESSSDFYRFCRLMTNFRHECESLGLNNFPTAERLQWHGHVSGVPDWSESSRFVAFTLIDSVKGEIYVAFNASHLPVTITLPERPGYRWEPLVDTGKPTPFDFIPAEHPGRDIAVTQYSHFLNANLYPMLSYSSIILLLSPENGA; encoded by the exons ATGGAGCTGAAGCCCCGCAGCACCTGCTCCTCGCCGTACTTCCCCGCCGCCAACCTCAGCCGCGGCTCGATCATCCAATGCCTCTCTCTCATGACTCTCCGACGGCCGAAGCGAGCAGTCTCCACCCGTTCGGGCGAGCTACGGAGGATGGAACGGGCTGTATTGGCGAGAGCGAGAAGCGATGGTGGTGGAGCGCAGCCGGAGACCGCGGTGGTGGACAAACCGAAGCTGAGCAGGTTCGAAGTCTCCCAGGGGCTACCAGTTCCGTTTGGCGCTACTCCCGTTGATGGCGGCGTCAATTTTGCCGTCTTTTCGAGCAATGCGGTGTCTGCTACTCTCTGTCTGCTTAGTCTGTCTGACCTCCGCGAG AGCACAGTTACTGAGCAGATCCCTCTCGATCCTTCAATCAACCGTACAGGCGATGTGTGGCATATATTTCTGAAGGGGGATTTCACCGACATGTTGTACGGTTACAAGTTCGAAGGGAAGTTCTCTCCAGAAGAAGGGCACCGTTATGATGCTACTAAGATACTCTTGGATCCATATGCAAAA gcaGTGATAAGCAGAGGGGAATACGGTGTTTTGGGACCTGAGGATAACTGTTGGCCCCAAATGACTTGCATGGTACCTTCCAACAATGATGAG GAGCTGGGCATTAACTGCATAGAATTAATGCCATGCCATGAATTTAATGAGCTGGAATACTTCAGCTACAACTCCGTCATGGGTGACTATAA GATGAACTTTTGGGGATATTCAACTATCAATTACTTCTCTCCAATGATAAGGTATTCATATACTGGCACACGCAATGATGGCAGCAGCGCAATAAATGAAGTTAAACTTCTTGTCAGAGAGGCGCATAAACGAGGGATTGAG GTAATCATGGATGTTGTTTTCAACCATACAGCTGAAGGAAATGAAGATGGtcccattttttcttttagaggCATTGATAACAGTGTTTATTACATGCTTGCTCCCAAG GGAGAGTTTTATAACTATTCTGGTTGTGGGAACACATTTAATTGCAATCATCCAGTGGTTCGACAATTCATAGTGGACAGCTTAAG ATATTGGGTTACAGAGATGCATGTGGATGGCTTTCGCTTTGATCTTGCTTCAATCATGACCAGGAGTAGCAG CCTATGGGATGCAATTAATGTGCATGGAAATCCGATTGATGGAGACCTGCTGACAACTGGCACCCCTCTCAATAGCCCTCCATTGATAGACATGATAAGTAATGATCCAGTGCTTCGAGGAGTGAAG CTCATAGCAGAAGCATGGGATACTGGAGGCTTGTATCAAGTTGGGACTTTTCCTCATTGGGGTATTTGGTCAGAATGGAATGGGAAG TACCGCGATATAGTGCGACAATTTATCAAAGGAACAGATGGCTTCTCTGGGGCCTTCGCTGAATGCTTGTGTGGGAGCCCAAACTTGTACCAG GAAGGAGGAAGAAAACCATGGAATAGTATCAATTTTGTTTGCGCACATGATGGTTTTACTTTGGCTGATCTGGTTATGTACAACAAGAAGCATAATTTGGCTAATGGCGAAGACAACAATGACGGAGAGAGTCATAATAATAGCTGGAATTGTGGACAG GAGGGAGAGTGTGCGAGTATTTCTGTGCAAAGATTGAGGAAGCGACAGATGCGGAATTTCTTCCTCTGCCTAATGGTTTCTCAA GGCGTCCCAATGATATACATGGGAGATGAATATGGTCACACGAAAGGAGGGAATAACAACTCGTACTGCCATGATAACTAT ATTAATTACTTCAGGTGGGATAAGAAAGAAGAGTCTTCATCAGATTTCTATCGGTTTTGTCGCCTTATGACGAACTTTCGCCA TGAATGTGAATCACTTGGATTAAACAACTTCCCAACAGCCGAAAGATTGCAGTGGCACGGCCATGTTTCTGGGGTACCTGATTGGTCTGAGAGCAGCCGTTTTGTTGCCTTTACATTG ATTGATTCGGTTAAAGGGGAGATCTATGTTGCTTTTAACGCCAGCCACCTGCCTGTCACCATTACACTTCCTGAGCGGCCAGGGTACAGATGGGAACCCTTAGTGGACACAGGCAAGCCCACCCCATTCGACTTCATCCCAGCTGAACATCCAGGGAGAGATATTGCGGTCACTCAATACAGTCACTTTCTCAATGCCAATCTTTACCCGATGCTCAGCTACTCCTCCATTATCCTCTTGCTTTCTCCTGAAAATGGTGCATAG
- the LOC116188251 gene encoding isoamylase 1, chloroplastic isoform X1, with the protein MELKPRSTCSSPYFPAANLSRGSIIQCLSLMTLRRPKRAVSTRSGELRRMERAVLARARSDGGGAQPETAVVDKPKLSRFEVSQGLPVPFGATPVDGGVNFAVFSSNAVSATLCLLSLSDLRESTVTEQIPLDPSINRTGDVWHIFLKGDFTDMLYGYKFEGKFSPEEGHRYDATKILLDPYAKAVISRGEYGVLGPEDNCWPQMTCMVPSNNDEFDWEGDLPLKIQNNDLFMYEMHIRGFTKHESSNTKFPGTYLGVVEKLDHLKELGINCIELMPCHEFNELEYFSYNSVMGDYKMNFWGYSTINYFSPMIRYSYTGTRNDGSSAINEVKLLVREAHKRGIEVIMDVVFNHTAEGNEDGPIFSFRGIDNSVYYMLAPKGEFYNYSGCGNTFNCNHPVVRQFIVDSLRYWVTEMHVDGFRFDLASIMTRSSSLWDAINVHGNPIDGDLLTTGTPLNSPPLIDMISNDPVLRGVKLIAEAWDTGGLYQVGTFPHWGIWSEWNGKYRDIVRQFIKGTDGFSGAFAECLCGSPNLYQEGGRKPWNSINFVCAHDGFTLADLVMYNKKHNLANGEDNNDGESHNNSWNCGQEGECASISVQRLRKRQMRNFFLCLMVSQGVPMIYMGDEYGHTKGGNNNSYCHDNYINYFRWDKKEESSSDFYRFCRLMTNFRHECESLGLNNFPTAERLQWHGHVSGVPDWSESSRFVAFTLIDSVKGEIYVAFNASHLPVTITLPERPGYRWEPLVDTGKPTPFDFIPAEHPGRDIAVTQYSHFLNANLYPMLSYSSIILLLSPENGA; encoded by the exons ATGGAGCTGAAGCCCCGCAGCACCTGCTCCTCGCCGTACTTCCCCGCCGCCAACCTCAGCCGCGGCTCGATCATCCAATGCCTCTCTCTCATGACTCTCCGACGGCCGAAGCGAGCAGTCTCCACCCGTTCGGGCGAGCTACGGAGGATGGAACGGGCTGTATTGGCGAGAGCGAGAAGCGATGGTGGTGGAGCGCAGCCGGAGACCGCGGTGGTGGACAAACCGAAGCTGAGCAGGTTCGAAGTCTCCCAGGGGCTACCAGTTCCGTTTGGCGCTACTCCCGTTGATGGCGGCGTCAATTTTGCCGTCTTTTCGAGCAATGCGGTGTCTGCTACTCTCTGTCTGCTTAGTCTGTCTGACCTCCGCGAG AGCACAGTTACTGAGCAGATCCCTCTCGATCCTTCAATCAACCGTACAGGCGATGTGTGGCATATATTTCTGAAGGGGGATTTCACCGACATGTTGTACGGTTACAAGTTCGAAGGGAAGTTCTCTCCAGAAGAAGGGCACCGTTATGATGCTACTAAGATACTCTTGGATCCATATGCAAAA gcaGTGATAAGCAGAGGGGAATACGGTGTTTTGGGACCTGAGGATAACTGTTGGCCCCAAATGACTTGCATGGTACCTTCCAACAATGATGAG TTTGACTGGGAAGGAGATTTACCGCTGAAGATACAAAACAATGACCTCTTCATGTATGAGATGCACATAAGGGGTTttacaaagcacgaaagcagCAATACTAAATTTCCTGGTACTTACCTCGGTGTGGTGGAAAAGCTTGACCACTTGAAG GAGCTGGGCATTAACTGCATAGAATTAATGCCATGCCATGAATTTAATGAGCTGGAATACTTCAGCTACAACTCCGTCATGGGTGACTATAA GATGAACTTTTGGGGATATTCAACTATCAATTACTTCTCTCCAATGATAAGGTATTCATATACTGGCACACGCAATGATGGCAGCAGCGCAATAAATGAAGTTAAACTTCTTGTCAGAGAGGCGCATAAACGAGGGATTGAG GTAATCATGGATGTTGTTTTCAACCATACAGCTGAAGGAAATGAAGATGGtcccattttttcttttagaggCATTGATAACAGTGTTTATTACATGCTTGCTCCCAAG GGAGAGTTTTATAACTATTCTGGTTGTGGGAACACATTTAATTGCAATCATCCAGTGGTTCGACAATTCATAGTGGACAGCTTAAG ATATTGGGTTACAGAGATGCATGTGGATGGCTTTCGCTTTGATCTTGCTTCAATCATGACCAGGAGTAGCAG CCTATGGGATGCAATTAATGTGCATGGAAATCCGATTGATGGAGACCTGCTGACAACTGGCACCCCTCTCAATAGCCCTCCATTGATAGACATGATAAGTAATGATCCAGTGCTTCGAGGAGTGAAG CTCATAGCAGAAGCATGGGATACTGGAGGCTTGTATCAAGTTGGGACTTTTCCTCATTGGGGTATTTGGTCAGAATGGAATGGGAAG TACCGCGATATAGTGCGACAATTTATCAAAGGAACAGATGGCTTCTCTGGGGCCTTCGCTGAATGCTTGTGTGGGAGCCCAAACTTGTACCAG GAAGGAGGAAGAAAACCATGGAATAGTATCAATTTTGTTTGCGCACATGATGGTTTTACTTTGGCTGATCTGGTTATGTACAACAAGAAGCATAATTTGGCTAATGGCGAAGACAACAATGACGGAGAGAGTCATAATAATAGCTGGAATTGTGGACAG GAGGGAGAGTGTGCGAGTATTTCTGTGCAAAGATTGAGGAAGCGACAGATGCGGAATTTCTTCCTCTGCCTAATGGTTTCTCAA GGCGTCCCAATGATATACATGGGAGATGAATATGGTCACACGAAAGGAGGGAATAACAACTCGTACTGCCATGATAACTAT ATTAATTACTTCAGGTGGGATAAGAAAGAAGAGTCTTCATCAGATTTCTATCGGTTTTGTCGCCTTATGACGAACTTTCGCCA TGAATGTGAATCACTTGGATTAAACAACTTCCCAACAGCCGAAAGATTGCAGTGGCACGGCCATGTTTCTGGGGTACCTGATTGGTCTGAGAGCAGCCGTTTTGTTGCCTTTACATTG ATTGATTCGGTTAAAGGGGAGATCTATGTTGCTTTTAACGCCAGCCACCTGCCTGTCACCATTACACTTCCTGAGCGGCCAGGGTACAGATGGGAACCCTTAGTGGACACAGGCAAGCCCACCCCATTCGACTTCATCCCAGCTGAACATCCAGGGAGAGATATTGCGGTCACTCAATACAGTCACTTTCTCAATGCCAATCTTTACCCGATGCTCAGCTACTCCTCCATTATCCTCTTGCTTTCTCCTGAAAATGGTGCATAG